Proteins encoded in a region of the Zunongwangia endophytica genome:
- the argH gene encoding argininosuccinate lyase, translating to MKLWDKGISIDKKIEKFTVGNDRELDMYLAEYDITASKAHAKMLGKIGILEKDEVPALLSELDKLQKQVENGEFVIEEEFEDVHSKIEYELTKVLGDTGKKIHTARSRNDQVLVAMQLYFKENLIEIHQKTEGLIDILLGLAEQYKDKLLPGYTHLQVAMPSSFGLWFSAYAEILIDDLYQLEAALKVADQNPLGSAAGYGSSFPIDREFTTKELGFKTLKYNSVAAQMSRGKCERTVTSAIAGVANTLARFAMDICLYMSQNFGFISFPDELTTGSSIMPHKKNPDVFELIRGKSNKLQAISTEMVLITNNLPSGYHRDYQLIKENSMTSVEGIKEILDIFSYSISQIIVKEVNLDDEKYKYLFTVDSINDLVIDGASFRDAYKEIGGQVQSGTYKPGEGRKHSHLGSKDNLALDKIAAKKKL from the coding sequence ATGAAACTTTGGGATAAAGGAATAAGTATAGATAAGAAGATTGAGAAATTTACGGTTGGTAACGATCGAGAATTGGATATGTATCTTGCTGAATATGATATAACCGCTTCTAAAGCACATGCTAAAATGCTGGGGAAAATTGGTATTTTGGAGAAGGATGAGGTTCCGGCTTTGTTATCTGAATTGGATAAGCTTCAAAAACAAGTTGAAAATGGCGAATTTGTAATTGAAGAAGAATTTGAAGATGTCCATTCTAAAATAGAATATGAGCTCACCAAAGTTCTGGGAGATACCGGAAAGAAAATCCATACTGCAAGATCACGTAACGATCAGGTTTTGGTGGCGATGCAATTATACTTCAAAGAAAATTTAATTGAAATTCATCAAAAAACAGAAGGATTAATTGATATTCTTTTAGGACTAGCTGAACAATATAAAGATAAATTACTTCCCGGATATACGCATTTACAGGTAGCCATGCCATCTTCTTTTGGTCTGTGGTTTTCAGCCTATGCCGAAATTTTAATTGATGATTTGTATCAACTAGAAGCTGCTTTAAAAGTAGCCGATCAGAATCCGTTAGGATCTGCTGCGGGCTACGGTTCTTCATTTCCGATAGATCGTGAGTTCACCACTAAAGAATTAGGCTTCAAAACCCTGAAATATAATTCGGTTGCTGCGCAAATGAGTCGTGGTAAATGTGAGCGTACGGTAACTTCAGCAATTGCTGGCGTAGCCAATACACTGGCACGTTTTGCGATGGATATTTGTTTGTATATGAGTCAGAATTTCGGTTTTATCAGTTTTCCGGATGAATTAACTACCGGAAGTTCGATTATGCCTCATAAAAAGAATCCTGATGTATTTGAATTGATACGAGGAAAATCGAATAAACTTCAGGCAATTTCAACAGAAATGGTATTAATTACCAATAATCTGCCAAGTGGATATCATAGGGATTATCAGCTGATTAAAGAGAATAGTATGACTTCCGTAGAAGGAATCAAAGAGATTTTAGATATTTTCTCTTATTCGATTTCTCAGATTATTGTTAAAGAGGTGAATTTGGATGATGAAAAATATAAATATCTGTTTACGGTAGATAGTATCAACGATCTGGTGATTGATGGCGCGAGTTTTAGAGATGCTTATAAAGAAATAGGAGGACAAGTTCAGTCTGGAACTTATAAGCCGGGAGAAGGCCGAAAACATAGCCATTTAGGAAGTAAAGATAATTTAGCTTTAGATAAAATCGCAGCTAAGAAAAAGTTATAA
- a CDS encoding GNAT family N-acetyltransferase, with the protein MVDFDLNLENENILLRPLEFQDFDEISELTKKPEMWYYFTSDLSNPEGLKNWIDTAVEERKNQKRLAFAIIEKSSEKLIGSTSLGNYSERDQRIEIGWTWLGKEFQGKGYNFQAKQLLLKYCFESLKLERVEAKTDILNNAAKNSLAKSGFTEEGILRSHTLMTNNRRRDTAYFSVLKEEYLNNYH; encoded by the coding sequence TTGGTTGATTTTGATCTCAATTTAGAAAATGAAAATATTCTTTTAAGACCATTAGAATTTCAGGATTTTGATGAGATTTCTGAATTAACGAAGAAACCTGAAATGTGGTATTATTTCACTTCAGATTTATCAAATCCTGAAGGTTTGAAGAATTGGATTGATACCGCGGTTGAAGAGCGAAAAAATCAAAAGCGCTTAGCTTTTGCCATAATTGAAAAATCTTCAGAAAAGCTAATAGGATCGACTAGTTTAGGAAATTATTCTGAAAGAGATCAACGTATAGAAATTGGTTGGACTTGGCTGGGAAAAGAGTTCCAAGGCAAGGGTTATAATTTTCAGGCTAAACAATTACTCTTAAAATATTGTTTTGAAAGTTTGAAATTAGAGCGAGTAGAAGCCAAAACAGATATCTTAAATAATGCAGCCAAAAATTCTTTAGCAAAATCTGGTTTTACTGAAGAAGGAATTTTACGTAGTCACACGTTAATGACCAATAATCGGCGGAGAGATACCGCCTATTTTAGTGTTTTGAAAGAGGAGTATTTGAATAATTACCACTAA
- a CDS encoding glycoside hydrolase family 15 protein, which translates to MRKNRFTKINNYGFIGNLQTTALVSQQGDIDFMCFPNFDSPSVFATILDEDKGGCFSIEPLIEDLKYTQFYITDTATLITRFSSEKGVGEICDTMIVDEKDHKFKLLRKITTNHGNISYRVKCKPRFDNAQARHTVEQHKNEITFTTDDDNFLCLNSCKELYISRDDAYSEFKLDEKESCYFILTDFHLSEEQINNMPSFGEKYHNESQAYWKEWISKTTYKGRWVETVLRSAITLKLLTSHKEGSIIAAPTFGLPEKIGGERNWDYRYTWIRDAAFAMYAFMKLGFKEEASAFFKWVEKYCFKEKMDLVYTYDGKTPPDESTLDHFNGYKNSKPVRLGNDAKNQKQLDIYGELIDAVYVYNLHDGTIKKSFWKNIKQYVEYVCEHWKDKDRGIWEIRGDKKEFLHSRLTCWIALDRGIKLAENNDLEFPKEKWEEIRSKIKDSLYTDFWSEEKEAFVQHSETDEIDASVMLMPILHFIDKHDEKWKKTLKAVERELKYDVLIYRYRAAETDTDGLEGEEGTFTMCSFWYIECLALMDRLDEAAENFARILGYGNSLRLFSEQISKSGEQVGNFPQALTHLAMINACLELNKKMNRKAEN; encoded by the coding sequence ATGAGAAAGAATAGATTTACTAAAATAAACAATTACGGATTTATAGGAAACCTACAAACAACAGCTTTGGTTTCGCAACAGGGCGATATCGATTTTATGTGTTTTCCTAATTTTGATTCACCCAGTGTATTTGCGACGATACTAGACGAAGATAAAGGTGGTTGTTTTTCTATTGAACCTTTGATAGAAGATTTAAAATACACGCAATTTTATATTACAGATACAGCAACCTTGATTACGAGATTTTCTTCGGAAAAAGGAGTTGGGGAAATCTGTGATACTATGATTGTAGATGAGAAAGATCACAAATTCAAGTTACTAAGAAAAATTACAACTAATCACGGTAACATCTCGTACCGCGTTAAATGTAAACCTAGATTTGATAATGCGCAGGCAAGACATACTGTAGAACAGCATAAAAATGAAATCACATTCACTACAGATGATGATAATTTTCTTTGTTTAAACAGTTGTAAGGAATTGTATATCTCTCGTGATGATGCTTACTCTGAATTCAAATTAGATGAAAAAGAATCCTGCTATTTTATTTTAACCGATTTCCATCTTTCTGAAGAACAAATAAATAATATGCCATCTTTCGGCGAAAAGTATCATAACGAAAGTCAGGCATACTGGAAAGAATGGATAAGCAAAACTACCTACAAAGGACGATGGGTAGAAACCGTTTTGAGATCTGCTATAACTTTAAAGCTACTTACCTCCCACAAAGAAGGAAGCATTATTGCGGCGCCTACTTTTGGATTACCTGAAAAAATTGGCGGTGAGCGAAATTGGGATTATCGCTACACCTGGATTAGAGACGCGGCTTTCGCTATGTACGCATTTATGAAGCTTGGCTTTAAAGAAGAAGCCAGTGCCTTTTTTAAATGGGTAGAGAAATATTGCTTTAAAGAAAAGATGGATCTGGTGTATACCTATGATGGCAAGACTCCGCCAGATGAATCTACATTAGACCATTTTAATGGCTATAAAAACAGCAAACCTGTTCGCTTAGGGAACGATGCGAAAAACCAAAAACAGCTTGATATTTATGGTGAGCTAATCGATGCAGTTTATGTTTACAATTTGCACGATGGTACTATTAAAAAGAGTTTCTGGAAAAATATTAAACAATATGTAGAATATGTTTGCGAACATTGGAAAGATAAAGATCGCGGAATTTGGGAAATTAGAGGTGATAAGAAAGAGTTTTTACATTCTCGCTTAACCTGTTGGATTGCGTTAGATCGCGGAATAAAGCTTGCAGAAAATAACGATTTAGAGTTTCCAAAAGAGAAATGGGAAGAAATAAGATCGAAAATTAAAGACAGTCTTTATACTGACTTTTGGAGCGAAGAAAAAGAAGCTTTTGTACAACATAGCGAAACCGATGAAATTGATGCATCGGTGATGTTAATGCCTATTCTACACTTTATAGATAAGCACGATGAAAAATGGAAAAAGACGCTTAAAGCGGTAGAACGCGAATTGAAATATGACGTTCTAATTTATCGCTATAGAGCTGCTGAAACTGATACCGACGGGCTAGAAGGCGAAGAAGGTACATTTACAATGTGTTCGTTTTGGTATATCGAATGTCTGGCACTTATGGATCGTCTAGATGAAGCTGCTGAAAATTTCGCTCGAATTCTTGGTTACGGAAATTCACTTAGATTATTTAGTGAACAAATTAGTAAAAGCGGTGAGCAAGTTGGGAATTTCCCACAAGCGCTTACACACCTGGCGATGATTAATGCCTGCCTGGAACTCAATAAAAAGATGAACCGTAAAGCCGAAAATTGA
- the leuC gene encoding 3-isopropylmalate dehydratase large subunit — MKKTLFDKIWDAHVVESIPDGPDILYIDQHLIHEVTSPQAFNELKERDIPVFRPNKIVATADHNTPTENQHLPVKDLLSRKQLKELSQNCEENDITLYGLGHPYNGIVHVMAPELGITQPGKTMVCGDSHTSTHGAFGAIAFGIGTSQVTQVFASQCLLVEKPKRLRVNVNGNLKKGVTPKDVILYVISKLGTNSGTGYFCEYAGDVFENMSMEGRMTVCNMSIEMGARGGLIAPDQIAYDYVEGREFAPKGEEFDKLKAYWETLKTDEGAAFDQEYSFEAEDIEPMITYGTNPGMGIKITGAIPVEGGKSDAKALSYMGFKPGESLIDKTINYIFIGSCTNSRIEDFRLAANYIKGKKKAENVNALIVPGSRQVAAQIQEEGLDKVFEAAGFTLRQPGCSACLAMNDDKIPEGEYCVSTSNRNFEGRQGQGSRTILASPLTAAATAVAGKITDFTKSLN; from the coding sequence ATGAAGAAGACCCTATTCGATAAAATTTGGGATGCCCACGTGGTAGAATCGATTCCGGATGGCCCGGATATTTTATATATTGATCAACATTTAATTCATGAAGTTACGAGTCCGCAGGCTTTTAATGAACTGAAGGAACGCGATATCCCGGTTTTTCGACCAAATAAGATCGTTGCTACGGCAGATCATAATACCCCAACCGAAAATCAGCATTTACCTGTTAAGGATTTGCTTTCTAGGAAACAATTAAAAGAACTCTCGCAAAACTGCGAAGAAAATGATATTACGCTTTACGGTTTAGGACATCCCTACAACGGGATCGTTCACGTAATGGCGCCAGAACTTGGGATCACCCAACCGGGAAAAACTATGGTTTGTGGTGATAGCCATACTTCTACACACGGCGCTTTTGGTGCTATTGCTTTTGGTATAGGTACAAGTCAGGTAACTCAAGTTTTTGCATCACAATGTTTATTGGTAGAAAAACCAAAAAGATTACGTGTAAATGTTAACGGAAATCTGAAAAAAGGAGTAACCCCAAAAGATGTTATTCTTTATGTAATTAGTAAACTGGGAACGAACTCTGGTACTGGCTACTTTTGTGAATACGCAGGAGATGTTTTTGAAAATATGTCGATGGAAGGACGTATGACCGTTTGTAATATGAGTATTGAAATGGGCGCTAGAGGCGGACTTATAGCACCAGATCAAATTGCTTATGATTATGTTGAAGGAAGAGAATTTGCTCCTAAAGGAGAAGAATTTGATAAACTGAAAGCCTACTGGGAAACCTTAAAAACCGATGAAGGCGCAGCTTTCGATCAGGAATATTCGTTTGAAGCTGAAGATATCGAACCAATGATTACCTACGGAACTAATCCGGGAATGGGAATCAAAATTACTGGAGCAATACCGGTAGAAGGTGGTAAAAGCGATGCCAAAGCTTTAAGTTATATGGGTTTTAAACCAGGTGAAAGTTTAATCGACAAAACGATCAACTATATTTTTATTGGTAGTTGTACCAATAGTCGTATTGAAGATTTTAGACTGGCAGCAAATTACATTAAAGGAAAGAAAAAAGCTGAAAATGTAAATGCATTGATCGTTCCGGGGAGTAGACAAGTTGCCGCTCAAATTCAGGAAGAAGGATTAGATAAAGTATTCGAGGCTGCTGGTTTTACACTAAGACAACCTGGATGTTCAGCTTGTTTAGCGATGAACGATGATAAAATTCCGGAAGGAGAATATTGTGTTTCTACCAGTAATAGAAATTTTGAAGGAAGACAAGGACAAGGATCCAGAACAATATTAGCAAGCCCACTTACCGCGGCAGCAACAGCCGTAGCCGGAAAAATAACCGACTTTACAAAAAGTTTGAATTAA
- the leuD gene encoding 3-isopropylmalate dehydratase small subunit, with product MEKFTTLQDTAVPLEVENIDTDQIIPARFLKATDKAGFGENLFKDWRFDKDGKPVEDFTLNQDQYSGQLLIAGNNFGCGSSREHAAWALKAYGFKVVVSSYFADIFKGNALNNGLLPVQVSPEFLDELFLAIRKDNKESFKVDLENQKVEIISSGKSENFAIDPYKKTCLINGFDDIDFLVSKLEAIKNFEEKQTQRREAAVQQ from the coding sequence ATGGAAAAATTCACCACACTACAAGATACAGCCGTCCCTTTAGAGGTCGAAAATATAGATACCGATCAAATTATACCTGCACGTTTCCTTAAGGCAACTGATAAAGCAGGTTTTGGAGAGAATCTTTTTAAAGACTGGCGTTTTGACAAAGATGGAAAGCCGGTTGAAGATTTCACTTTAAACCAAGATCAATATTCAGGACAACTATTAATCGCCGGAAACAACTTTGGTTGTGGTTCCAGTAGAGAGCACGCAGCATGGGCATTAAAAGCTTATGGTTTCAAAGTTGTTGTTTCCAGTTATTTTGCCGATATTTTTAAAGGAAATGCACTGAACAATGGATTATTGCCTGTTCAGGTTTCTCCTGAATTTTTAGATGAACTCTTTCTTGCAATTCGAAAAGACAACAAAGAAAGTTTTAAAGTTGATCTTGAAAATCAGAAAGTTGAAATTATCAGCAGTGGCAAATCAGAAAATTTTGCCATTGATCCTTATAAAAAGACCTGTTTAATTAATGGTTTTGATGATATTGACTTTTTAGTTAGTAAATTAGAAGCCATTAAGAATTTTGAAGAAAAACAAACGCAAAGGCGTGAAGCTGCGGTTCAGCAATAA
- a CDS encoding 2-isopropylmalate synthase, with protein MSAEKVEIFDTTLRDGEQVPGCKLNTEQKVKIAARLDELGVDVIEAGFPVSSPGDFRSVTEISKIAKNAAVCGLTRAVKKDIEVAAEALKYAKKPRIHTGIGTSDSHIKYKFNATREQIIERAVNAVSYAKNFADDVEFYAEDAGRTDNAFLAQVCQEVVNAGATVLNIPDTTGYCLPEEYGKKIKYLKDHVVGIGNVTISCHCHNDLGLATANAIAGVSNGARQIECTINGIGERAGNTALEEVVMILRQHPTLNLNTDINQKLLFELSNMVSREMGMYVQPNKAIVGANAFAHSSGIHQDGVIKNRETYEIIDPADVGVTESAIVLTARSGRAALAYKAKKVGYNLTKLELDTVYAEFLNYADMRKEVLDDDIHEIMQISKKKFKAIA; from the coding sequence ATGAGCGCAGAAAAGGTAGAAATTTTTGACACAACTTTGAGAGACGGAGAGCAAGTTCCGGGCTGTAAATTAAATACAGAACAGAAGGTAAAGATTGCGGCAAGATTGGATGAGCTGGGTGTAGATGTTATTGAAGCCGGCTTCCCTGTATCAAGCCCAGGTGATTTTAGATCTGTTACTGAAATTTCAAAAATCGCAAAAAATGCTGCCGTTTGTGGACTCACCAGAGCTGTAAAAAAAGATATCGAAGTTGCTGCTGAAGCTTTAAAATATGCTAAGAAACCACGTATTCATACGGGTATTGGAACTTCAGATTCTCATATTAAATATAAATTCAACGCGACCAGAGAGCAAATTATAGAACGTGCAGTAAATGCTGTTTCTTACGCTAAAAATTTTGCAGACGATGTTGAATTTTATGCTGAAGATGCCGGCAGAACAGACAATGCGTTTTTAGCGCAGGTCTGCCAGGAAGTCGTCAACGCTGGTGCCACGGTTTTAAATATTCCAGACACTACAGGATATTGTCTTCCTGAAGAATATGGTAAAAAAATCAAGTATCTTAAAGATCACGTAGTAGGTATCGGTAATGTAACCATTTCTTGCCACTGCCATAACGATTTAGGTTTAGCAACAGCTAATGCTATCGCAGGAGTTTCTAATGGAGCGCGCCAAATTGAGTGTACCATTAATGGCATTGGTGAACGTGCCGGGAATACAGCTTTAGAAGAAGTCGTAATGATTCTTCGCCAGCATCCTACATTAAATCTAAATACAGATATTAATCAAAAATTATTGTTTGAATTGAGCAATATGGTTTCCAGAGAAATGGGAATGTATGTTCAGCCGAATAAAGCGATAGTTGGTGCTAATGCTTTTGCTCATAGCTCTGGTATTCACCAGGACGGTGTGATTAAAAATCGCGAAACTTACGAAATTATCGATCCGGCTGATGTTGGAGTAACAGAATCTGCGATTGTACTTACCGCTCGTAGTGGACGTGCCGCTTTAGCGTATAAAGCTAAAAAAGTAGGCTATAATCTTACAAAATTAGAATTAGATACGGTTTATGCAGAATTTCTTAACTATGCAGATATGAGAAAAGAGGTTTTGGATGATGATATTCACGAAATCATGCAGATCTCAAAAAAGAAATTTAAAGCAATTGCCTAA
- a CDS encoding RluA family pseudouridine synthase — translation MPEKLLSSKDNLQILHEDNHVIIVNKRVGDIVQGDKTGDKPLSEVVKSYIKEKYNKPGNVYLGVVHRLDRPTSGIVLFAKTSKSLPRLNKLFQEKEAKKTYWAIVKNRPPKDQDTLVHFLKRNPKQNKSFAHKKEVPDSKKAILEYRILKELDNYFLLEIDLQTGRHHQIRSQLSAIGCPIKGDLKYGFDRSNKDAGINLHARKLEFVHPVKKEPVNVIAEVPNEPLWKACT, via the coding sequence TTGCCAGAAAAATTACTTTCCTCTAAAGACAATTTACAGATACTTCACGAAGATAACCATGTAATTATCGTGAATAAACGCGTTGGTGATATTGTACAGGGTGATAAAACCGGAGATAAACCTTTAAGTGAGGTTGTAAAATCGTATATCAAAGAAAAATACAATAAACCGGGTAATGTCTACTTAGGCGTTGTTCATCGTTTAGATCGCCCTACAAGTGGTATCGTATTATTTGCAAAAACTTCTAAATCACTACCCAGGCTTAATAAATTATTTCAGGAGAAAGAAGCTAAAAAGACGTATTGGGCGATTGTTAAAAATCGACCGCCAAAAGATCAGGATACACTAGTTCATTTCCTGAAGCGTAATCCAAAACAGAACAAATCTTTCGCTCATAAAAAAGAAGTGCCTGATAGTAAAAAAGCAATTCTAGAATATCGAATTTTGAAAGAATTAGATAACTATTTTTTACTGGAAATCGATTTACAAACCGGGCGACATCACCAAATTCGAAGTCAACTTTCTGCTATTGGCTGTCCAATAAAAGGGGATTTAAAATATGGTTTTGATCGGAGTAATAAAGATGCCGGTATCAATTTACATGCTCGTAAACTGGAGTTTGTTCATCCGGTAAAAAAAGAACCCGTAAACGTAATTGCCGAAGTTCCTAATGAACCTTTATGGAAAGCCTGCACTTAA
- a CDS encoding DMT family transporter — MVEERADLKHILQLNLAVIIISTSGTLGRYIELSPFLIIFLRSFIAIFALFIFCKFKKFKISFSNRKDLYTVLFAGVLMCIHWLTYFQSLKLSSVAIGMLSIYTYPVITTFLEPLIRKTSFSKIHLLLGILVLLGVYFLVPEFSLDNQQTIAVCFGVGSAFFYSIRNILMKQESAKYNGSVLMMYQMLVVSILLFPVLFFFDLSVIPSQIAPILVLGLFTTSVGHTLMVSSFKYFSATTASIISSAQPIYGILLGYFLLNEIPATNTIIGGCLIATAVFTEIFRSFRK, encoded by the coding sequence TTGGTTGAAGAAAGAGCCGATTTAAAACACATCCTTCAGCTTAATCTCGCAGTTATAATTATAAGTACTTCGGGAACACTTGGCAGATATATTGAGCTAAGCCCATTCCTGATTATTTTCTTGCGATCTTTTATAGCAATTTTTGCACTATTTATATTCTGCAAGTTTAAAAAATTCAAGATCAGTTTCTCAAATAGAAAGGATCTGTATACGGTGCTTTTTGCAGGAGTTTTAATGTGCATCCATTGGTTAACTTATTTTCAATCTTTAAAATTATCGAGTGTAGCTATTGGGATGCTTTCCATCTATACGTATCCTGTAATTACCACATTTTTGGAACCGCTCATCAGGAAAACAAGTTTTAGTAAAATCCATCTACTATTAGGAATATTGGTGCTTTTAGGCGTATATTTTTTAGTTCCCGAATTCAGTTTGGATAATCAACAAACCATCGCTGTTTGTTTTGGAGTTGGCTCTGCTTTTTTCTATTCTATTCGGAATATTTTAATGAAGCAGGAATCCGCAAAATACAATGGTTCTGTTTTGATGATGTATCAAATGCTCGTTGTAAGTATTCTATTATTTCCGGTTTTGTTCTTTTTTGATCTATCAGTTATTCCTTCGCAAATAGCGCCAATTCTGGTTTTGGGATTGTTTACAACCTCGGTTGGTCACACGTTGATGGTAAGTAGCTTTAAATATTTTTCAGCAACAACCGCCAGTATAATTAGTAGCGCGCAGCCTATCTACGGAATTTTGCTCGGTTACTTTTTACTGAATGAAATTCCTGCCACTAATACAATAATCGGAGGTTGTTTAATTGCTACTGCTGTTTTTACTGAAATTTTTAGAAGTTTTAGAAAATAA
- the leuB gene encoding 3-isopropylmalate dehydrogenase, whose protein sequence is MKLKIAVLAGDGIGPEITQQSIKVLKAIADRFDHDFEFEDAIVGAAAIDLLENPLPEATLDLCKKSNAVLFGAIGHPKYDNDPDAKVRPEQGLLRLRKELGLFANIRPVTTYAKLIDQSPLRPERIEGADLTIFRELTGGIYFGEKSQSEDGQSATDICTYSVMEIERMAHLAFKAAQQRRKKLTLVDKANVLETSRLWRKTVKKIAEEYKDVALDFLFVDNAAMQMILNPKQFDVILTENMFGDIISDEASVIGGSIGLLASASVGGDNAMFEPIHGSYPQATGKGIANPVASILSAAMLLDHFGLTEEGDVIRKAVAVSINLNVCTEDINKDNPYSTEKVGDFLEGLISESENNINDENLNFGQMTII, encoded by the coding sequence ATGAAACTTAAAATAGCCGTATTAGCCGGAGACGGAATAGGACCTGAAATTACGCAACAATCGATAAAAGTACTTAAAGCAATCGCCGATCGTTTTGATCACGACTTTGAGTTCGAAGATGCCATCGTTGGTGCTGCTGCTATAGACTTATTAGAAAATCCGCTGCCTGAAGCGACATTAGATCTTTGTAAAAAATCTAATGCTGTTTTATTTGGTGCTATTGGTCATCCAAAGTATGACAACGATCCTGACGCTAAAGTACGACCAGAACAGGGACTTTTAAGATTGAGAAAAGAACTTGGCCTTTTTGCTAATATTCGCCCGGTAACTACTTATGCTAAGCTTATCGATCAGTCTCCATTGCGACCAGAAAGAATCGAAGGAGCAGACTTGACGATTTTTAGAGAACTGACAGGCGGGATCTATTTTGGAGAAAAAAGCCAGAGCGAGGACGGGCAAAGCGCAACCGACATTTGCACCTATTCTGTTATGGAAATAGAAAGAATGGCGCATTTGGCCTTTAAAGCTGCGCAACAGCGTCGTAAGAAGCTAACGTTGGTTGATAAAGCCAATGTTTTAGAAACTTCCCGACTTTGGAGAAAAACGGTTAAGAAAATTGCTGAAGAATACAAAGATGTAGCATTAGATTTCTTATTCGTGGATAATGCTGCTATGCAGATGATTTTAAATCCTAAACAATTTGATGTAATTCTTACTGAAAATATGTTTGGCGATATTATTTCTGATGAAGCCAGCGTGATTGGCGGAAGTATCGGATTATTAGCTTCTGCTTCAGTGGGTGGTGATAATGCGATGTTCGAACCTATTCATGGTTCTTATCCACAAGCCACCGGTAAAGGAATTGCCAATCCCGTAGCTTCGATCCTTTCTGCAGCAATGCTTTTGGATCATTTTGGTTTAACTGAAGAAGGAGACGTAATTAGAAAAGCTGTTGCCGTAAGCATCAATTTAAATGTATGTACTGAAGATATCAATAAAGATAATCCTTACAGTACTGAAAAAGTAGGTGACTTCTTAGAAGGTTTAATTAGCGAATCTGAAAATAATATCAACGACGAAAACCTGAATTTTGGGCAAATGACCATTATTTAA
- the ypfJ gene encoding KPN_02809 family neutral zinc metallopeptidase, which yields MKWKGRRQSSNVDDRRGMSTKGKTIAGGGIVAVIVIALQLFTGVDVSQLISEERSGVATEKTRELSEAEVEEGEFAATILADTEDIWTSIFSKNDMNYPKPGMVLFDDAVSSGCGRASAAMGPFYCPADQKLYLDLRFFDELHNKFGAEKGDFATAYVIAHEVGHHIQTVLGTSQKVRQLQQGKSQDQANELSVALELQADFYAGVWANHNQEYLQEGDIQEALSAANAVGDDAIQRRVNGTVNPDSFTHGTSAQRMEWFMKGYRSGDISKGNTFHALLN from the coding sequence ATGAAATGGAAAGGTAGAAGACAGAGTTCTAATGTAGACGATCGCAGAGGAATGTCTACAAAAGGAAAAACCATTGCAGGTGGCGGTATAGTGGCAGTTATTGTAATAGCGCTTCAGTTGTTTACAGGAGTAGACGTTAGCCAACTTATATCTGAAGAACGATCAGGCGTAGCGACTGAAAAAACTCGCGAACTTTCTGAAGCAGAAGTGGAAGAAGGAGAATTTGCAGCCACAATATTAGCAGATACTGAAGATATTTGGACTTCCATTTTTTCAAAAAATGATATGAATTATCCAAAACCCGGAATGGTCTTATTTGATGATGCCGTAAGTTCTGGATGTGGTAGAGCTTCTGCCGCAATGGGACCGTTTTACTGCCCTGCAGATCAAAAGTTATATTTGGATCTTCGATTCTTTGACGAACTACATAATAAATTTGGCGCAGAAAAAGGTGATTTTGCCACTGCCTATGTTATTGCTCACGAAGTAGGGCATCATATACAAACCGTTTTAGGAACTTCTCAAAAAGTTAGACAATTGCAGCAAGGTAAATCACAGGATCAGGCAAATGAACTTTCTGTTGCATTAGAACTTCAAGCCGATTTTTATGCAGGAGTTTGGGCAAATCATAATCAGGAATATCTTCAGGAAGGCGATATTCAGGAGGCATTAAGTGCAGCAAACGCAGTAGGAGATGATGCTATCCAGCGTCGTGTAAACGGAACTGTAAATCCAGATTCTTTTACGCACGGAACTTCGGCACAACGAATGGAGTGGTTTATGAAAGGGTATCGTAGCGGCGATATTAGTAAAGGAAATACGTTTCATGCACTTTTAAATTAA